The following coding sequences are from one Campylobacter sp. RM16187 window:
- the ftsH gene encoding ATP-dependent zinc metalloprotease FtsH produces MNNKRFDEDRNSNNNNGNNGFFNKNPIFIFAIFAIVIILVFRGFTDNMEMSGSFGGQTATKSVTYSELKEMIKNKQISQVGIAETSIKALGNMGDGRSVFIAKRVNDPTLVPLLEENKIPYGAYSETNWFSELLFSWVLPIFIFFGIWMFLASRMQKNMGGGILGMGSSKKLVNSEKPKVKFTDVAGVEEAKEEVKEIVDFLKHPDRYINLGAKIPKGVLLVGPPGTGKTLLAKAVAGEADVPFFSVSGSSFIEMFVGVGASRVRDLFENAKKEAPAIVFIDEIDAIGKSRAASGMIGGNDEREQTLNQLLAEMDGFSSDASPVIVLAATNRPEVLDAALLRPGRFDRQVLVDKPDFKGRIDILRVHMKDIKLDPNVDIEGIARMTAGLAGADLANIINEAALLAGRKEKNYVEQKDLVEAVERAIAGLEKKSRRINPKEKRIVAYHESGHALISETTKGADKVTKVSIIPRGLAALGYTLNTPEENKFMMQRHELIARVDVLLAGRAAEEVFIKEISTGAGNDLERATDILKAMVSVYGMSDVAGLMVLEKQRNTFLTGGQSIKDYSDKMAEKVDEFVKSTLEARYNEVLQTLRTYSGAIEKMVEALYEQETIEGAKVREIIKAYENENGLPSRLIEEHNDSEQKS; encoded by the coding sequence ATGAACAATAAAAGATTCGATGAAGATAGAAATTCAAATAATAATAATGGCAATAACGGATTTTTTAATAAGAATCCGATTTTTATTTTTGCTATTTTTGCTATCGTTATTATTTTGGTATTTAGAGGTTTTACAGATAATATGGAGATGAGCGGTTCATTTGGAGGTCAAACAGCTACTAAGAGTGTGACATATTCTGAATTAAAAGAGATGATTAAAAACAAGCAAATTTCTCAAGTAGGAATTGCAGAAACGTCCATTAAAGCACTTGGCAATATGGGAGATGGCAGAAGCGTATTTATAGCAAAACGAGTGAACGACCCGACTTTGGTTCCTTTGCTTGAAGAAAACAAGATACCTTATGGCGCGTATAGCGAGACGAACTGGTTTAGCGAACTGCTATTTTCTTGGGTGCTTCCTATATTCATATTCTTTGGAATTTGGATGTTTCTTGCAAGCAGAATGCAAAAAAACATGGGCGGAGGCATACTTGGTATGGGAAGCTCCAAAAAGCTTGTGAATTCAGAAAAGCCAAAGGTGAAATTTACCGATGTAGCGGGCGTTGAAGAGGCTAAGGAAGAGGTTAAAGAGATAGTTGATTTTCTAAAGCATCCTGATAGGTATATAAATTTGGGAGCTAAAATCCCAAAGGGTGTGCTTTTGGTTGGACCTCCAGGCACCGGTAAAACACTTCTTGCAAAAGCGGTTGCAGGAGAAGCGGATGTGCCGTTTTTCTCGGTTTCTGGTTCAAGTTTTATAGAGATGTTTGTGGGTGTTGGTGCAAGCCGTGTTCGCGATCTTTTTGAAAATGCCAAAAAAGAAGCCCCTGCGATCGTCTTTATCGACGAGATAGACGCCATAGGTAAAAGCCGTGCGGCAAGCGGTATGATAGGTGGAAATGATGAAAGAGAGCAGACTCTAAATCAGCTTCTAGCTGAGATGGATGGCTTTAGCTCGGATGCTTCTCCTGTTATAGTTTTGGCTGCGACAAACCGCCCTGAAGTGCTTGATGCTGCGCTTTTAAGACCTGGAAGATTTGATAGGCAAGTGCTTGTCGATAAGCCTGATTTTAAAGGAAGAATCGATATCTTACGCGTACACATGAAAGATATCAAACTTGATCCAAATGTAGATATCGAGGGGATCGCTCGCATGACGGCAGGACTTGCAGGAGCCGATCTTGCAAATATTATAAACGAGGCTGCGCTTCTAGCGGGAAGAAAAGAGAAAAATTATGTCGAGCAAAAAGATCTGGTTGAAGCAGTTGAGCGCGCTATCGCAGGACTTGAAAAGAAATCAAGACGTATAAATCCAAAAGAAAAGCGTATCGTGGCATATCATGAAAGCGGACATGCGCTGATTTCAGAAACTACAAAAGGTGCCGATAAAGTAACGAAAGTTTCCATTATACCTCGTGGGCTGGCGGCTCTTGGATATACGCTAAATACTCCCGAAGAGAATAAATTTATGATGCAGCGCCATGAGCTAATCGCTCGTGTTGATGTGCTTTTAGCAGGAAGAGCTGCCGAAGAGGTCTTTATAAAAGAGATTTCGACAGGTGCGGGCAACGACCTTGAGCGCGCAACAGACATATTAAAAGCTATGGTATCGGTTTATGGGATGAGTGATGTTGCCGGACTTATGGTGCTTGAGAAACAAAGAAATACATTTTTAACGGGTGGGCAAAGTATTAAAGACTATAGCGATAAGATGGCTGAAAAGGTTGATGAATTCGTTAAGAGTACGCTTGAAGCCAGATATAATGAGGTTTTGCAAACCCTTAGAACGTATAGTGGTGCTATCGAAAAGATGGTTGAGGCTCTATACGAACAAGAGACTATCGAGGGCGCCAAGGTTAGAGAGATTATAAAAGCTTATGAAAATGAAAACGGACTTCCTAGTCGTCTTATTGAAGAGCATAATGATAGCGAGCAAAAGTCTTAG
- a CDS encoding 50S ribosomal protein L11 methyltransferase, with product MKEKFYELSVVSSNARDLLLDLVFAFGITCVEEIENGFIIRDEDDLSGIQFGLIEYVKAAEKSLDKKIDLKLDLQVKENKDWINEYKKNVKPIKLGKFYIRPSWENPREDLLNIIIDPALAFGSGHHESTSACISFLQKYAKEGMSAIDVGCGSGILSIALAKLGCNVDGCDTDEQATYSSKQNAELNDVKFNKIWTGSISNLDVKYDIVVANIIADVILILKNDLIKLLKDGSCLILAGVLEKYKERILEAFASLKLVELNTQNEWSSFVFQK from the coding sequence TTGAAAGAAAAATTTTATGAGCTAAGTGTTGTTTCTAGCAATGCTCGTGATTTATTACTAGATCTTGTTTTTGCCTTTGGAATAACCTGTGTAGAAGAGATTGAAAATGGATTTATAATCAGAGATGAGGACGATCTTAGCGGGATTCAATTTGGCTTAATTGAGTATGTAAAAGCGGCTGAAAAATCTCTTGATAAAAAGATCGATCTTAAGCTTGATTTGCAGGTTAAAGAAAATAAAGATTGGATTAATGAATATAAAAAAAATGTTAAGCCCATCAAGCTTGGTAAATTTTATATACGTCCAAGCTGGGAAAATCCTAGAGAAGATCTTTTGAATATTATAATAGACCCTGCCTTGGCATTTGGCTCCGGACATCACGAGAGCACAAGCGCTTGTATAAGTTTTTTGCAAAAATATGCAAAAGAAGGAATGAGTGCTATTGATGTTGGTTGTGGAAGCGGTATTTTAAGCATAGCATTGGCAAAACTTGGATGCAATGTAGATGGTTGCGATACGGATGAGCAGGCAACTTACAGTTCTAAACAAAATGCAGAGTTAAACGATGTTAAATTTAATAAAATTTGGACCGGTTCCATATCAAATTTAGACGTTAAATACGATATTGTTGTGGCCAATATTATAGCTGATGTTATATTAATATTAAAAAATGATTTGATAAAATTACTCAAAGATGGTTCTTGTCTGATTTTAGCAGGTGTGCTAGAAAAATATAAAGAGCGTATCTTAGAGGCCTTTGCTTCACTTAAGCTTGTTGAATTAAACACGCAAAATGAGTGGAGTAGCTTCGTATTTCAAAAATAA
- a CDS encoding chemotaxis response regulator CheY, which yields MKILVVDDSSTMRRIIKNTLQRLGHQDILEAENGLEAWQLLTQNSDIDILITDWNMPEMNGLELVKKVRAEQKYVDMPIIMVTTEGGKAEVITALKAGVNNYIVKPFTPQVLKEKLEDVIG from the coding sequence GTGAAAATATTAGTAGTAGACGATAGTTCTACGATGAGAAGAATTATAAAAAACACTCTGCAAAGGCTCGGTCATCAAGATATTTTAGAGGCTGAAAATGGTCTTGAAGCTTGGCAGCTACTAACTCAAAATAGTGATATAGATATACTTATAACCGACTGGAATATGCCTGAAATGAACGGACTCGAGCTTGTAAAAAAAGTTCGAGCAGAGCAAAAATATGTAGATATGCCTATCATAATGGTTACTACAGAAGGCGGTAAAGCCGAGGTTATAACGGCTTTAAAAGCGGGCGTAAACAACTATATAGTTAAACCTTTTACACCTCAGGTTCTAAAAGAGAAGCTTGAAGACGTTATCGGTTAA
- the hisA gene encoding 1-(5-phosphoribosyl)-5-[(5-phosphoribosylamino)methylideneamino]imidazole-4-carboxamide isomerase — protein sequence MEIFPAIDLKEGKAVRLSKGVMSSAKIYSDRPEELARKFEDLGAKWLHLVDLDGAFAGEAINLKTVEKIVRATNLKIELGGGIRNEERIKNYINSGITRVILGSIALKDPDFVKEAAKKYRVAVGIDAVDGYVATEGWADVSTMKATDLALKFADAGVEAIICTDIGKDGMLSGVNVEFTVDIARSSGIDTIASGGVKDIGDIIALQKTERVFGVIVGKAYYEGRIDLKEALKLTI from the coding sequence ATGGAAATTTTTCCTGCAATAGACTTAAAAGAGGGCAAGGCGGTAAGACTTAGTAAGGGTGTGATGAGTAGTGCTAAGATATATTCTGATAGACCGGAAGAGCTTGCTAGAAAGTTTGAGGATTTAGGAGCTAAATGGCTTCATCTTGTCGATTTAGATGGCGCTTTTGCCGGAGAGGCTATAAATTTAAAAACAGTAGAAAAGATAGTTAGGGCTACAAATTTAAAGATAGAACTTGGTGGCGGAATAAGAAACGAAGAGCGTATCAAAAACTACATAAATAGCGGCATTACTAGAGTGATTCTTGGCTCAATAGCTTTAAAAGATCCTGATTTTGTAAAAGAAGCGGCCAAAAAATATAGGGTAGCAGTTGGCATAGATGCGGTAGATGGTTATGTGGCGACCGAGGGTTGGGCGGATGTATCGACTATGAAAGCAACTGATTTAGCCCTTAAATTTGCAGACGCAGGAGTCGAGGCGATAATTTGCACTGATATTGGTAAAGACGGTATGCTCAGCGGAGTTAATGTCGAATTTACGGTTGATATAGCTAGATCTAGCGGTATAGACACTATAGCAAGCGGAGGAGTAAAAGACATCGGCGACATAATAGCCCTTCAAAAAACGGAGCGGGTATTTGGCGTCATAGTAGGTAAGGCATACTATGAGGGCAGGATAGATCTCAAAGAGGCGCTTAAATTAACTATCTAA
- the hisH gene encoding imidazole glycerol phosphate synthase subunit HisH produces the protein MSVSIGIIDYEAGNLRSVINAFKFLGFNAKLVKDCDEVLKFDKIILPGVGAFALAMEKLKTKLLDQAIIEFAASGKPFLGICLGMQLLFDDSEEFGLSKGLGIIEGKVKKFDQNKMRDSLKIPHVGWNTINFSKNSVINRNLKRSEYLYFVHSYHVVCDDKFALGYSEYGHKFVSAVCKDNIYGFQPHPEKSQDVGLKILENFGRL, from the coding sequence ATGAGTGTAAGCATAGGCATAATCGATTATGAGGCTGGAAATTTAAGAAGTGTTATTAATGCTTTTAAATTTTTAGGATTTAATGCAAAGTTAGTAAAAGATTGTGATGAGGTTTTAAAATTTGATAAGATTATTTTGCCTGGAGTCGGCGCTTTTGCACTGGCGATGGAGAAATTAAAAACTAAGTTGTTAGATCAAGCCATAATAGAATTTGCAGCTAGTGGAAAGCCTTTTTTAGGTATTTGTCTCGGTATGCAGCTACTTTTTGATGATAGCGAGGAATTTGGACTGTCTAAAGGACTTGGCATAATAGAAGGCAAAGTAAAGAAATTTGATCAAAACAAAATGAGAGATAGTTTAAAGATCCCCCATGTTGGCTGGAATACGATAAATTTTAGTAAAAATTCGGTAATAAACAGAAACTTAAAACGTAGTGAATATCTATACTTTGTACACTCGTATCACGTGGTTTGCGATGATAAATTTGCTCTTGGATATAGCGAATATGGCCATAAATTCGTAAGTGCCGTTTGTAAAGATAATATTTACGGCTTTCAGCCTCATCCTGAAAAGAGTCAGGATGTCGGGCTTAAAATTTTAGAAAATTTCGGGAGGCTTTAA
- a CDS encoding PDC sensor domain-containing protein, giving the protein MFIKDIQRFSDARYKARAYLCYLFSRNLPNKLPGVSLDGIKAGLDKIAHEIESFDAFYVLDSNGIQIEDSMSLNKEYCAGKGENRSNKAYYYRAVRERRCILSDPYPSTLTNELCVTASTPIYDEKNELKFVVCVDISLDNVLELIAPGVAEGYFGKFLKCIYSAFAVALFMVSAFLFIYGVSRFLSNSLMNINVEEMFETTIVLTLALAIFDLVKAIFEEEVLGKSNQNDDTDHNKTMVRFIGSIIIALAIEALMLVFKFAITAPDHIINAIYLIAGVAMLMVALSVYLISVKNKVNK; this is encoded by the coding sequence TTGTTTATAAAAGATATTCAGAGATTTTCTGATGCTAGATATAAGGCAAGAGCCTATCTATGCTATCTTTTTAGTAGAAATTTGCCAAATAAGCTTCCGGGCGTTAGTTTGGATGGTATTAAAGCGGGGCTTGATAAGATAGCTCACGAGATAGAGAGCTTTGATGCTTTTTATGTGCTTGATAGCAACGGAATACAGATCGAAGACTCTATGAGTCTAAACAAAGAATATTGTGCAGGCAAAGGTGAAAATAGAAGCAATAAGGCATATTATTATAGAGCGGTTAGAGAGAGACGATGTATATTAAGCGATCCATACCCTTCAACTCTGACAAATGAGCTTTGCGTCACGGCTTCTACTCCGATTTATGATGAGAAAAATGAGCTTAAATTTGTAGTTTGCGTTGATATCTCTTTGGATAATGTTTTGGAGCTAATTGCTCCTGGAGTTGCAGAAGGGTATTTTGGTAAATTTTTAAAATGCATATATTCCGCATTCGCGGTTGCCCTTTTTATGGTCTCTGCATTTTTGTTTATATATGGCGTGAGCAGATTTTTATCCAATAGCCTTATGAATATCAATGTTGAAGAGATGTTTGAAACAACTATAGTTCTAACTCTTGCTTTGGCTATCTTTGATTTGGTCAAGGCTATTTTTGAAGAAGAGGTGCTTGGCAAAAGTAACCAAAATGATGATACCGACCATAATAAAACTATGGTTAGATTTATTGGATCTATTATTATTGCGCTTGCTATAGAAGCCCTTATGCTAGTATTTAAATTCGCAATAACGGCTCCTGATCATATAATAAACGCTATTTATCTGATAGCTGGAGTTGCTATGCTTATGGTAGCTCTTAGCGTATATTTGATATCTGTGAAAAATAAGGTCAATAAATGA
- a CDS encoding UDP-N-acetylglucosamine 4,6-dehydratase family protein → MFKATKLKRLIFFLSFDIFIFVASFYWAYLLRFSGIIPEYFKDSLYINGSLVLFLKLFFMWIFKIYKVPWRFFGLNEARKIFLVHISSVLSFSVIFFTFSDVFNPFPRSVILIDAVISCLLIGSLRISKRMFLDFSKKADAGEPCIVIGATSKALHVLKGLRQGYIDFYAVGVVDGRSDLVGTYCDGFLVQSKKEISNIIKEYSVKTAIIALALSQDELQELFDELTGYGIRDIKIFSLFGKQEIKDISIEDLLARKPKDLSDSVARGFLEDKVVLVTGAGGSIGSEICKQCLKFGVKKLIMLDNSEFNLYRVGEITSSNKTVSKMINITDLQDLRAIFDEFRPQIVIHAAAYKHVPLCEVNPKAAVVNNILGTKFVVDVSIEFSVKKVVIISSDKAVRPTNIMGATKRVCELYALNSNIKNQTEIVAVRFGNVLGSSGSVIPKFKEQIAKNLPLTVTHPDITRYFMLTSEACQLVLQAASIAEGGELFVLDMGEPVKIADLAKKMLILSDKEHLGIEFVGLRPGEKLYEELLINEDDVRTKFESIFVTDSQIYDINRLNCEIDELLNSEDIAKNLKNIVPEFNHALNLKG, encoded by the coding sequence ATGTTTAAAGCTACTAAGCTAAAGAGGCTAATATTTTTCCTAAGCTTTGATATCTTTATATTTGTAGCCTCGTTTTATTGGGCATATTTGCTTAGATTTAGCGGCATAATACCTGAATATTTTAAGGATAGTTTATATATAAACGGCTCTCTTGTGCTCTTTTTAAAGCTATTTTTTATGTGGATTTTTAAAATTTATAAGGTGCCTTGGAGGTTTTTTGGATTAAACGAGGCTAGAAAAATTTTTCTAGTTCATATATCTTCTGTTTTGTCATTTTCTGTGATATTTTTTACATTTTCAGATGTGTTTAATCCTTTTCCAAGAAGCGTGATTTTAATAGATGCGGTTATCTCTTGTTTGCTGATAGGAAGTCTTAGAATTTCAAAAAGGATGTTTCTTGATTTTTCTAAAAAAGCCGATGCAGGTGAGCCTTGTATCGTAATAGGAGCTACTTCAAAGGCCTTACATGTTTTAAAGGGGCTTAGACAAGGCTATATAGATTTTTATGCTGTAGGCGTAGTTGATGGAAGAAGCGATCTTGTAGGAACTTATTGTGATGGATTTTTAGTTCAGTCTAAAAAAGAAATTTCAAATATAATCAAAGAATATAGTGTAAAAACCGCCATAATCGCTCTTGCACTATCCCAAGACGAGCTTCAGGAGCTCTTTGATGAGTTAACCGGATATGGAATACGCGATATTAAAATTTTCTCTTTATTTGGCAAGCAGGAGATTAAGGATATATCTATTGAGGATCTTTTAGCCAGAAAGCCAAAGGACCTTAGCGATAGCGTAGCTAGAGGGTTTTTAGAGGATAAGGTGGTTTTAGTAACTGGTGCCGGAGGAAGCATAGGAAGTGAAATTTGTAAGCAGTGTTTGAAATTTGGCGTCAAAAAGCTTATAATGCTCGATAATAGTGAGTTTAATCTATATAGAGTCGGAGAGATAACAAGCTCTAATAAGACTGTTAGCAAGATGATTAATATCACTGATTTGCAGGATTTAAGAGCTATTTTTGATGAGTTTAGACCTCAAATCGTAATTCACGCCGCAGCCTATAAGCATGTGCCGCTTTGTGAAGTCAATCCTAAGGCGGCGGTTGTAAATAATATTTTAGGGACCAAATTTGTAGTTGATGTATCTATAGAATTTAGCGTAAAAAAAGTAGTCATCATCTCATCTGACAAAGCTGTGCGCCCCACAAATATTATGGGAGCTACCAAGAGAGTTTGTGAACTATATGCTTTAAATTCAAATATAAAAAATCAGACCGAGATAGTTGCGGTCAGGTTTGGAAATGTGCTTGGAAGTAGCGGAAGCGTAATACCTAAATTTAAAGAGCAAATTGCTAAAAATTTGCCTTTAACGGTTACGCATCCTGATATTACTCGTTACTTTATGCTCACCTCAGAGGCCTGTCAGCTCGTGCTTCAGGCTGCCTCCATAGCAGAAGGCGGAGAGCTGTTTGTGCTTGATATGGGTGAGCCTGTTAAGATAGCAGATCTTGCTAAAAAGATGCTGATTTTATCCGATAAAGAACATTTGGGTATAGAATTTGTAGGATTAAGACCAGGAGAAAAGCTATATGAGGAGCTTTTGATCAATGAGGATGACGTCAGAACGAAATTTGAATCTATTTTTGTTACGGATTCTCAAATTTATGATATAAATAGATTAAATTGCGAGATAGATGAGCTACTAAACAGCGAAGATATCGCTAAAAATTTAAAAAATATAGTGCCTGAGTTTAATCATGCGCTAAATTTGAAAGGTTGA
- a CDS encoding aminotransferase class V-fold PLP-dependent enzyme — MQRVFLSPPHMSGREQEYIAEVFKSNYIAPLGEYVNKFENSVKDYIGAKDALALSSGTAGLHLALRVLGIEQGDFVLVSSFTFIASVSPILYQKAAPVFIDSDESWNLSPKMLKKAILKLPKKPKALILTHLYGQACKMDEIVEICKNENIAIVEDAAEALGGFYDKKALGTFGTLGVYSFNGNKIITTSGGGMLVGDENLVEKARFYSTQAREPFLHYEHEDYGYNYRLSNVLGAIGVAQMEVLEDRVVKKREIFQRYQESLKEIEFMPEIKNSRGNRWLATALFKGKNDHLKVIDALFKANIESRPLWKPMHLQPLFKGALSFVDGTSEDLFSRGICLPSGTSMSDESLDLVVKIVKENL; from the coding sequence ATGCAAAGAGTATTTTTAAGTCCGCCACATATGAGTGGGCGAGAGCAAGAGTATATAGCGGAAGTTTTTAAAAGCAATTATATAGCGCCACTTGGCGAGTATGTAAATAAATTTGAAAATAGCGTCAAGGATTATATAGGCGCAAAAGACGCTCTTGCACTTAGCTCGGGCACGGCTGGACTCCATCTGGCACTTAGAGTTTTAGGCATAGAGCAGGGTGATTTTGTCCTAGTCTCTAGCTTTACATTTATAGCCTCGGTTTCTCCGATACTTTATCAAAAAGCCGCCCCTGTCTTTATAGACTCCGATGAGAGTTGGAATTTAAGTCCAAAAATGCTCAAAAAGGCCATTTTGAAGCTTCCTAAAAAACCAAAAGCCTTGATTTTGACCCATCTTTACGGTCAGGCTTGCAAGATGGATGAGATAGTTGAAATTTGTAAAAATGAAAATATTGCCATAGTAGAAGATGCCGCAGAAGCTCTTGGTGGGTTTTATGACAAAAAAGCTCTTGGCACGTTTGGAACGCTTGGAGTTTATAGCTTTAATGGAAATAAGATCATAACAACCTCCGGTGGCGGTATGCTAGTAGGAGATGAAAATTTAGTCGAAAAGGCGAGGTTTTACTCGACTCAAGCTAGAGAGCCATTTTTACACTACGAGCATGAAGACTACGGATATAACTACCGCTTAAGTAACGTTTTAGGTGCTATCGGCGTGGCACAAATGGAGGTTTTGGAAGATAGAGTAGTTAAAAAGCGTGAAATTTTTCAAAGGTATCAAGAGAGTTTAAAGGAAATTGAATTTATGCCTGAGATTAAGAACTCTCGCGGAAATAGATGGCTTGCAACAGCGCTTTTTAAAGGTAAAAACGATCACTTAAAAGTTATCGATGCTCTCTTTAAAGCAAATATTGAGAGCCGACCTCTATGGAAGCCTATGCATTTGCAGCCTCTGTTTAAAGGTGCATTGAGTTTTGTAGACGGCACTAGCGAAGATCTCTTCTCTCGCGGAATTTGTCTGCCTAGCGGTACTTCGATGAGCGATGAGAGTTTGGATTTAGTTGTTAAAATAGTGAAGGAAAATTTGTAG
- a CDS encoding acetyltransferase, protein MEQTEIYIYGCSGHGAVVADIAAECGYEKIWFLDDVKFDGKNILKFSPELKKADVIIAIGDNNTRKKLQDVVQKAGFNVVSLIHPSAVISSSAKICCGVVIMPRAVVNAHAIIKQGAIINTAAVVEHDCVIGEFAHISPNVALAGGVKVGDLSHVGIGSSVIQNIKIGANSVIGAGSVVVRDIEENVVAYGIPAKKMRNLD, encoded by the coding sequence ATGGAACAAACTGAAATTTATATTTACGGATGCAGCGGGCATGGCGCAGTTGTAGCCGATATCGCCGCAGAGTGCGGGTATGAGAAAATTTGGTTTTTGGATGACGTTAAATTTGACGGTAAAAATATCTTAAAATTTAGCCCTGAGCTTAAAAAGGCCGATGTTATCATAGCTATAGGTGATAATAACACTAGAAAAAAGCTTCAAGATGTCGTGCAGAAAGCTGGATTTAATGTCGTAAGCTTGATTCATCCAAGTGCGGTTATAAGTAGTAGTGCTAAAATTTGTTGTGGAGTCGTAATCATGCCAAGAGCCGTAGTAAACGCTCATGCCATCATAAAGCAGGGTGCTATCATAAATACGGCAGCTGTTGTAGAGCATGACTGTGTTATCGGAGAGTTTGCGCATATCAGTCCTAATGTGGCGCTGGCCGGTGGCGTTAAAGTAGGGGATTTAAGTCATGTTGGAATTGGATCAAGCGTCATACAAAATATCAAAATCGGTGCAAATTCGGTAATCGGTGCAGGCAGTGTTGTAGTAAGAGATATAGAAGAAAATGTCGTAGCATACGGAATTCCTGCTAAAAAAATGAGAAATTTGGACTAA
- a CDS encoding sugar transferase, whose amino-acid sequence MYKAFFKRFLDILGSIVLIVITLPIMIVVAILIYFKLSKSVIFTQARPGLNAKIFKIYKFKTMSEERDENGELLPDAQRLTKFGKTIRSLSLDELPQLFNVLKGDMSFIGPRPLLIEYLPLYNARQAKRHNVRPGITGLAQVNGRNAISWEQKFKFDVEYVENLSFIMDVKIALMTVKKVLNRSGVSKEGHVTTEKFDGTN is encoded by the coding sequence ATGTATAAAGCGTTTTTTAAAAGGTTTTTAGACATTTTAGGCTCCATTGTTTTGATAGTCATTACTTTGCCTATTATGATTGTGGTTGCGATTTTAATCTACTTTAAACTAAGTAAAAGCGTGATTTTTACTCAAGCTAGACCAGGACTGAATGCAAAGATATTTAAAATTTATAAATTTAAGACAATGAGTGAGGAAAGAGACGAAAATGGCGAGCTTTTGCCGGATGCACAGAGGCTAACTAAATTTGGCAAAACGATTAGAAGCCTTAGCTTAGATGAGCTTCCTCAGCTTTTTAACGTGCTAAAAGGCGATATGAGCTTCATCGGACCTCGTCCGCTTCTTATAGAATATCTGCCTCTTTACAATGCTAGACAGGCTAAAAGACATAATGTAAGGCCGGGTATTACGGGGCTTGCTCAGGTAAATGGCAGAAATGCGATAAGCTGGGAGCAGAAGTTTAAATTTGACGTTGAGTATGTAGAAAATTTAAGCTTTATAATGGATGTTAAAATAGCTTTGATGACCGTTAAAAAGGTGCTTAACAGAAGCGGAGTGAGTAAAGAGGGGCATGTGACGACGGAGAAATTTGATGGAACAAACTGA
- a CDS encoding glycosyltransferase family 4 protein — protein sequence MARIGFLSHADMSIYHFRSPIIRALKELGHEVFAICPKGEYVKRLENEFNCVTYELNRASLNPFVVVDNSNKLSEILRTLNLDLLQTSAHKSNVFGTFAAKKAGIKHIINLVEGLGSFYVDSDLKTRLIRLAIEMLYKRALNLSDACIFVNEADPRYFLERNLIKSEKIIKIKSVGVDSKKFDPNIVNGVNLSDKKVVLMIGRAMWHKGVKEFYEAAKILKHRSDTQFVYVGEGFDGNKSTADEGFLRSGDVLYLGARDDIAELLKSSFLLALPSYREGFPRTILEAMSMGVPVVASNVSGCNEAVIDGINGLLCEVRNAPDLAKKIEILLDNENLAKKMSANGRAMVEKEFDERDIAIKYIEAYRKFIDV from the coding sequence ATGGCTAGAATCGGTTTTTTATCTCACGCCGATATGAGCATCTATCATTTTAGAAGCCCTATAATACGAGCTTTAAAAGAGCTTGGGCATGAAGTTTTTGCCATTTGTCCTAAAGGCGAATATGTAAAACGACTTGAAAATGAATTTAACTGCGTTACATACGAGCTTAACCGCGCTAGCTTAAATCCGTTTGTGGTGGTAGATAATTCAAATAAGCTTAGCGAAATTTTACGCACTTTAAATTTGGATTTACTGCAAACTTCGGCACATAAATCAAATGTATTTGGGACTTTTGCCGCCAAAAAAGCCGGTATAAAACATATTATAAATTTAGTCGAAGGACTTGGAAGCTTTTATGTAGATAGTGATTTAAAGACAAGGTTGATACGTCTAGCTATAGAGATGCTTTATAAAAGAGCTCTAAATTTAAGTGACGCTTGTATATTTGTAAATGAGGCTGATCCTAGATATTTTTTGGAAAGAAATTTGATCAAATCGGAAAAGATTATAAAAATTAAAAGTGTTGGAGTGGATAGCAAAAAATTTGATCCAAATATCGTAAATGGCGTAAATTTAAGCGATAAAAAAGTCGTTTTGATGATAGGGCGTGCTATGTGGCACAAGGGAGTTAAAGAGTTTTATGAAGCTGCAAAAATCCTAAAACACCGCAGCGATACTCAATTTGTCTATGTCGGAGAGGGATTTGATGGCAATAAAAGCACTGCTGATGAGGGCTTTTTAAGAAGCGGGGATGTCCTTTATCTAGGTGCAAGAGACGATATTGCAGAGCTTTTAAAATCTAGCTTTTTACTTGCTCTTCCAAGCTACCGCGAGGGCTTTCCTAGGACTATTTTGGAAGCTATGAGTATGGGCGTGCCGGTAGTTGCAAGTAATGTCAGTGGATGTAATGAGGCTGTGATAGACGGAATAAACGGCTTACTTTGCGAGGTAAGAAATGCTCCAGATTTAGCCAAAAAGATTGAAATTTTATTGGATAACGAAAATTTGGCTAAGAAAATGAGTGCAAATGGCAGAGCAATGGTAGAAAAAGAGTTTGACGAAAGAGATATCGCTATAAAATATATTGAGGCGTATAGGAAATTTATCGATGTATAA